The Glandiceps talaboti chromosome 1, keGlaTala1.1, whole genome shotgun sequence genome has a segment encoding these proteins:
- the LOC144438100 gene encoding protein FAM72B-like produces the protein MSKRYAHPAFKAKTVLELQCKFCENTVCSRGMKAILLADTSVELFSTDFPTKLHVDVFGATYTTPSCSCRIRDVACTKCGNIVGYHVILPCTPCMQSCNNGHFWMFHSDATFALDRVDPTGCDILLWGKIPETLEDEDEIGNYQWMEECCR, from the exons ATGAGCAAGAGATATGCGCACCCCGCTTTTAAAGCGAAAACGGTTTTGGAACTGCAGTGTAAGTTTTGTGAAAACACCGTTTGCAGCCGTGGAATGAAAGCTATTCTGCTCGCCGATACGTCTGTCGAGCTATTTTCAACGGATTTCCCCACAAAGTT GCACGTGGATGTCTTTGGTGCCACATATACAACTCCAAGCTGTAGCTGTCGGATACGAGATGTAGCATGTACGAAATG TGGCAATATTGTTGGATACCATGTTATCTTACCATGTACCCCTTGTATGCAGTCGTGTAATAATGGCCATTTCTGGATGTTCCACAGCGATGCTACATTTGCACTTGACAGAGTAGATCCTACAG GCTGTGATATTCTGTTGTGGGGCAAGATTCCAGAAACTCTggaagatgaagatgaaatcGGAAACTACCAGTGGATGGAGGAGTGTTGTAGATGA